One window of Triticum dicoccoides isolate Atlit2015 ecotype Zavitan chromosome 5A, WEW_v2.0, whole genome shotgun sequence genomic DNA carries:
- the LOC119298823 gene encoding (E)-beta-caryophyllene synthase-like isoform X1 yields MAASVESHRRPHPPAMNDNQGSHRFHHPTVWGDFFLGFRPFSPAQCLSMKNKAEVMKEELRARIVDSGPVDLPRKLELVDTLQRLGLDYHYGKEINDLLCGIHDAGDEARDLHTTALRFYLLRKQGLNVSPDVFLKFIDDEGKITCNETRSLLCMYNAAHVRTHGEETLSSAMAYTKGHLQCAVEQQTIPPSILLDQVRRTLETPLFRRPRRVEARHFISVYERMTTRNDAILELAKLDFSILQALYCEELRTLTLWWKELQLQDHLSFARDRMVEMHFWMLGVLFEPQYSYGRIVLTKFFTFISIFDDIYDRYSTLEESRLLTVAMERWDEQAAEHLPGYMKFFYSKVLATMKVIAKDLDSQGNKHADYVKKLLIDATKCYYNEAKWREESDTPVTVEEHLRFSVPSCCCMHVACLAFVVIGASGDAIEWGMTYPKIMRASCVIGRVINDVASHEREQEQCSGERPVMSTVEACMEENKYTAKEDAYRKLSELIEESWMDIIEELLKPAAARPTTPLLEAVVNSTRMLDFLYKDQDAYTDPRALKVVVDSIYVNSI; encoded by the exons ATGGCAGCCTCCGTGGAGAGTCACCGTCGCCCACACCCACCTGCGATGAACGACAACCAGGGCAGCCACCGGTTTCACCACCCCACCGTATGGGGGGACTTCTTCCTTGGTTTCAGGCCATTCTCTCCGGCGCAG TGTCTTTCCATGAAAAACAAGGCTGAAGTAATGAAAGAAGAGCTGAGGGCAAGAATAGTAGATTCGGGTCCTGTTGATCTGCCTCGGAAGCTTGAGCTTGTCGATACTTTACAGCGGCTTGGTTTGGACTACCACTATGGGAAGGAGATCAATGATTTGTTGTGTGGGATTCATGATGCCGGCGATGAAGCCCGCGATCTTCACACGACGGCCCTTCGATTTTATTTGCTCAGGAAACAGGGATTGAATGTTTCACCAG ATGTATTCCTAAAGTTCATAGATGACGAAGGAAAGATTACCTGCAATGAAACAAGAAgcctcttgtgcatgtacaacgctGCCCATGTTCGAACACATGGTGAAGAAACACTCAGCAGCGCAATGGCTTACACAAAAGGCCATCTCCAGTGTGCCGTGGAGCAACAAACAATTCCACCATCAATATTGCTCGATCAGGTGCGGCGCACACTGGAAACGCCTCTTTTCAGGAGGCCTCGAAGAGTTGAAGCGCGGCACTTCATCTCAGTTTATGAGAGAATGACTACAAGGAATGATGCCATTTTGGAGCTTGCAAAGCTGGATTTCAGTATTCTGCAAGCTCTCTATTGTGAGGAGCTGAGGACTCTTACTCT GTGGTGGAAAGAACTGCAACTCCAAGACCATTTGAGCTTCGCACGAGACAGGATGGTGGAGATGCACTTTTGGATGTTAGGAGTTTTGTTTGAGCCACAATATTCATACGGACGAATCGTACTCACAAAATTCTTTACATTTATATCGATATTCGATGACATTTACGACAGGTACAGCACCTTAGAAGAAAGCAGGCTCCTCACCGTGGCAATGGAAAG GTGGGATGAGCAAGCCGCTGAACACCTCCCAGGTTACATGAAGTTCTTCTACAGCAAAGTACTCGCTACCATGAAGGTCATCGCAAAAGATTTGGATAGTCAAGGAAACAAGCATGCAGACTATGTAAAAAAGCTA CTAATCGATGCTACGAAATGCTACTACAATGAGGCAAAATGGCGTGAGGAAAGTGACACACCTGTTACCGTTGAGGAGCACCTGCGATTCTCAGTGCCTAGCTGTTGTTGCATGCATGTTGCATGCCTTGCCTTCGTTGTCATAGGAGCGAGCGGAGATGCCATCGAGTGGGGCATGACCTATCCTAAAATTATGCGAGCCTCTTGTGTCATTGGCCGTGTCATCAACGATGTGGCTTCGCATGAG CGAGAACAAGAACAGTGCTCTGGAGAGAGGCCTGTGATGTCAACGGTGGAAGCGTGCATGGAGGAGAACAAGTACACTGCAAAGGAAGATGCATATAGAAAGCTCAGCGAGCTCATAGAGGAGTCATGGATGGACATCATTGAGGAGCTCCTCAAGCCAGCCGCCGCGCGACCAACAACGCCGCTCCTAGAGGCGGTGGTGAATTCAACACGGATGTTGGACTTCTTGTACAAGGATCAAGACGCGTACACCGATCCACGGGCTCTCAAAGTGGTAGTAGATTCTATATATGTAAATTCTATATAG
- the LOC119298823 gene encoding (E)-beta-caryophyllene synthase-like isoform X2: MAASVESHRRPHPPAMNDNQGSHRFHHPTVWGDFFLGFRPFSPAQCLSMKNKAEVMKEELRARIVDSGPVDLPRKLELVDTLQRLGLDYHYGKEINDLLCGIHDAGDEARDLHTTALRFYLLRKQGLNVSPDVFLKFIDDEGKITCNETRSLLCMYNAAHVRTHGEETLSSAMAYTKGHLQCAVEQQTIPPSILLDQVRRTLETPLFRRPRRVEARHFISVYERMTTRNDAILELAKLDFSILQALYCEELRTLTLWWKELQLQDHLSFARDRMVEMHFWMYSTLEESRLLTVAMERWDEQAAEHLPGYMKFFYSKVLATMKVIAKDLDSQGNKHADYVKKLLIDATKCYYNEAKWREESDTPVTVEEHLRFSVPSCCCMHVACLAFVVIGASGDAIEWGMTYPKIMRASCVIGRVINDVASHEREQEQCSGERPVMSTVEACMEENKYTAKEDAYRKLSELIEESWMDIIEELLKPAAARPTTPLLEAVVNSTRMLDFLYKDQDAYTDPRALKVVVDSIYVNSI, encoded by the exons ATGGCAGCCTCCGTGGAGAGTCACCGTCGCCCACACCCACCTGCGATGAACGACAACCAGGGCAGCCACCGGTTTCACCACCCCACCGTATGGGGGGACTTCTTCCTTGGTTTCAGGCCATTCTCTCCGGCGCAG TGTCTTTCCATGAAAAACAAGGCTGAAGTAATGAAAGAAGAGCTGAGGGCAAGAATAGTAGATTCGGGTCCTGTTGATCTGCCTCGGAAGCTTGAGCTTGTCGATACTTTACAGCGGCTTGGTTTGGACTACCACTATGGGAAGGAGATCAATGATTTGTTGTGTGGGATTCATGATGCCGGCGATGAAGCCCGCGATCTTCACACGACGGCCCTTCGATTTTATTTGCTCAGGAAACAGGGATTGAATGTTTCACCAG ATGTATTCCTAAAGTTCATAGATGACGAAGGAAAGATTACCTGCAATGAAACAAGAAgcctcttgtgcatgtacaacgctGCCCATGTTCGAACACATGGTGAAGAAACACTCAGCAGCGCAATGGCTTACACAAAAGGCCATCTCCAGTGTGCCGTGGAGCAACAAACAATTCCACCATCAATATTGCTCGATCAGGTGCGGCGCACACTGGAAACGCCTCTTTTCAGGAGGCCTCGAAGAGTTGAAGCGCGGCACTTCATCTCAGTTTATGAGAGAATGACTACAAGGAATGATGCCATTTTGGAGCTTGCAAAGCTGGATTTCAGTATTCTGCAAGCTCTCTATTGTGAGGAGCTGAGGACTCTTACTCT GTGGTGGAAAGAACTGCAACTCCAAGACCATTTGAGCTTCGCACGAGACAGGATGGTGGAGATGCACTTTTGGAT GTACAGCACCTTAGAAGAAAGCAGGCTCCTCACCGTGGCAATGGAAAG GTGGGATGAGCAAGCCGCTGAACACCTCCCAGGTTACATGAAGTTCTTCTACAGCAAAGTACTCGCTACCATGAAGGTCATCGCAAAAGATTTGGATAGTCAAGGAAACAAGCATGCAGACTATGTAAAAAAGCTA CTAATCGATGCTACGAAATGCTACTACAATGAGGCAAAATGGCGTGAGGAAAGTGACACACCTGTTACCGTTGAGGAGCACCTGCGATTCTCAGTGCCTAGCTGTTGTTGCATGCATGTTGCATGCCTTGCCTTCGTTGTCATAGGAGCGAGCGGAGATGCCATCGAGTGGGGCATGACCTATCCTAAAATTATGCGAGCCTCTTGTGTCATTGGCCGTGTCATCAACGATGTGGCTTCGCATGAG CGAGAACAAGAACAGTGCTCTGGAGAGAGGCCTGTGATGTCAACGGTGGAAGCGTGCATGGAGGAGAACAAGTACACTGCAAAGGAAGATGCATATAGAAAGCTCAGCGAGCTCATAGAGGAGTCATGGATGGACATCATTGAGGAGCTCCTCAAGCCAGCCGCCGCGCGACCAACAACGCCGCTCCTAGAGGCGGTGGTGAATTCAACACGGATGTTGGACTTCTTGTACAAGGATCAAGACGCGTACACCGATCCACGGGCTCTCAAAGTGGTAGTAGATTCTATATATGTAAATTCTATATAG